One window from the genome of Desulfobaccales bacterium encodes:
- a CDS encoding NAD(P)/FAD-dependent oxidoreductase, producing the protein MPDDILEKGAILQRDKETFAIAPHIPGGIITDFSLLRKLADVAEKYGVKAIKLTSAERFALVGLKPEDLDAVWQELGLVPGAAIGLCVRSVKICPGTTFCRIGMQDAVGVGLKLDEKYHGMALPYKFKIGVSGCPNNCSEASIKDIGLVGMAKGWRVLAGGFVSGLKPRLADVIAQNLSDEEALDLVDRVVDWYRRQGKAKRLGRVLDEVGLETFVRDLGLPPVQ; encoded by the coding sequence ATGCCGGACGACATCCTGGAAAAAGGTGCCATCCTGCAGCGGGATAAGGAGACCTTCGCCATCGCCCCCCACATCCCCGGGGGCATCATCACCGACTTCAGCTTGCTCCGCAAGCTGGCGGACGTGGCAGAGAAGTACGGCGTCAAGGCCATCAAGCTCACCAGCGCCGAGCGCTTTGCCCTGGTGGGGCTGAAGCCCGAGGACCTGGACGCGGTGTGGCAGGAGCTGGGGCTGGTGCCCGGCGCCGCCATCGGCCTGTGCGTGCGGTCCGTCAAGATCTGCCCCGGCACCACCTTCTGCCGCATCGGCATGCAGGACGCCGTGGGGGTGGGCCTCAAGCTGGACGAGAAATACCACGGCATGGCATTGCCCTATAAATTCAAGATCGGAGTCTCAGGCTGCCCCAACAACTGCTCCGAGGCCTCCATCAAGGACATCGGCCTGGTGGGTATGGCCAAGGGCTGGCGGGTGCTGGCCGGCGGCTTTGTCTCGGGCTTAAAGCCTCGCCTCGCGGATGTCATCGCCCAGAACTTGAGTGATGAGGAGGCCCTGGACCTGGTGGACCGGGTGGTGGACTGGTACCGCCGCCAGGGCAAGGCCAAGCGCCTGGGCCGGGTCCTGGATGAGGTGGGCCTGGAGACCTTTGTCAGAGACCTGGGCCTGCCGCCGGTGCAGTAA
- the lgt gene encoding prolipoprotein diacylglyceryl transferase: protein MHPILIELGPIRLFTYGFFLALGFLTAIWLAGREARRVGLPIAQFYDLCLYIIVAALVGSRLLYVLLELDAFLKKPWEIFALWKGGLVFQGGLVLAFLVAFYYMRRHQLPWRTTFDALAVGMPVGQALGRVGCFMAGCCYGAESDLPWAVTFTHPETLCPLRVPLHPSQLYEALLLLPVFGVIYYLRTRKSFEGQLTLVYLCLAGIVRFLTEFVRHPLDYRGPVLFGAYPATQVFALVVAVISGALLCYYRRPREKAG, encoded by the coding sequence ATGCATCCCATCCTCATTGAACTGGGGCCCATCCGGCTCTTTACTTACGGCTTCTTTCTGGCCCTGGGCTTTCTCACCGCCATCTGGCTGGCCGGGCGGGAGGCCCGGCGGGTGGGCCTGCCGATAGCCCAGTTCTATGACTTGTGCCTCTATATCATCGTGGCCGCCCTGGTGGGCTCCCGCCTGTTGTATGTGCTGCTGGAGCTGGACGCCTTCCTGAAAAAGCCTTGGGAAATCTTTGCCCTGTGGAAAGGGGGGCTGGTCTTTCAGGGGGGGCTGGTGCTGGCCTTCCTGGTGGCCTTTTACTACATGCGCCGGCACCAGCTCCCCTGGCGCACCACCTTCGACGCCCTGGCGGTGGGCATGCCCGTGGGGCAGGCCCTGGGGCGGGTGGGCTGCTTCATGGCCGGCTGCTGTTACGGCGCCGAAAGCGACCTTCCCTGGGCGGTAACTTTCACCCACCCGGAAACACTGTGCCCCTTGCGGGTGCCGCTCCACCCCTCCCAGCTCTATGAAGCCCTACTTCTCCTCCCCGTCTTCGGGGTGATCTATTATCTGCGCACCCGCAAAAGCTTTGAGGGCCAGCTCACCCTGGTCTACCTCTGCCTGGCCGGGATAGTGCGCTTCCTCACCGAATTCGTCCGCCACCCCCTGGACTATCGGGGACCGGTGCTCTTCGGCGCCTACCCCGCCACCCAGGTCTTTGCCCTGGTGGTGGCCGTCATCAGCGGCGCCCTCCTGTGCTACTACCGCCGCCCCCGGGAAAAAGCAGGTTAA
- a CDS encoding metal-dependent hydrolase encodes MDPLTHVTAGVGLSRLLRSPAPRRAALLAAGFALLPDADFLLLFIDRVSYLRHHRGLTHSLFMLPVLALLGGLLARWLGGRQWFRPAVLLGVVVLASHLFLDVLTSYGTQLLSPFSRQKFTLDLLFIVDIYLLMILAPGAVAGFVGGTRRWPAVLSLSLALGYLALVGWYHSEALRQARQLFGPEAVSVAALPQPFSPRRWHLVATLPEEWREAFVELPWRAADPAPGNHPPRVVTVRPAFPPRVPEVSWRPPAEAVVLSWPAQRLDQTPAPEAAWLLSRFLEFARFPQLAVVEQHPGFTSATWVDLRFSLPGAAFPFALTLDLDEQGRLVDYDWGRGRRWGVFTRPKTVALEGPQEALGDGG; translated from the coding sequence ATGGACCCGTTGACCCATGTGACTGCGGGAGTCGGCCTCTCCCGCCTCCTGCGCTCCCCCGCCCCCCGGCGGGCGGCACTGCTGGCCGCGGGCTTTGCCCTGCTGCCGGATGCGGATTTCCTGCTCCTCTTTATCGACCGGGTGAGCTATCTGCGCCATCACCGGGGCCTCACCCATTCCCTCTTTATGCTTCCTGTCCTGGCCCTGCTGGGGGGGTTGCTGGCCCGCTGGCTGGGCGGCCGGCAGTGGTTCCGCCCGGCGGTGCTCCTGGGGGTGGTGGTGCTGGCCAGCCATCTGTTTCTCGACGTGCTCACCTCCTACGGCACCCAGCTTCTGAGTCCCTTCAGCCGCCAGAAGTTCACCCTGGACCTCCTCTTTATTGTAGATATTTACCTGCTCATGATCCTGGCTCCCGGCGCCGTGGCGGGGTTTGTGGGGGGCACCCGGCGTTGGCCGGCAGTCCTCTCTCTGTCTCTGGCCCTGGGATATTTGGCGTTGGTGGGCTGGTATCACTCTGAGGCCCTCAGGCAGGCCCGGCAGCTCTTCGGCCCGGAGGCGGTCTCGGTGGCCGCCCTCCCCCAGCCCTTCTCCCCCCGGCGCTGGCACCTGGTGGCCACTCTGCCCGAAGAATGGCGGGAGGCCTTTGTGGAACTGCCCTGGCGGGCCGCCGACCCGGCCCCCGGGAATCATCCTCCCCGGGTGGTGACCGTGCGGCCGGCCTTCCCTCCCCGGGTGCCGGAGGTCTCCTGGAGGCCGCCGGCGGAGGCGGTGGTGCTTAGCTGGCCGGCCCAAAGGCTGGACCAGACCCCGGCCCCGGAGGCCGCCTGGCTTCTCAGTCGCTTCCTGGAATTTGCCCGCTTCCCCCAACTGGCGGTGGTGGAGCAACATCCCGGATTTACCAGCGCCACCTGGGTGGATCTGCGCTTCAGCCTGCCCGGCGCCGCCTTTCCCTTTGCCCTGACCCTGGACCTGGATGAGCAGGGACGCCTGGTGGACTATGACTGGGGCCGGGGCCGGCGCTGGGGGGTCTTCACCCGGCCGAAAACCGTCGCCCTGGAGGGCCCTCAGGAGGCCCTGGGTGACGGCGGCTGA
- a CDS encoding ABC transporter substrate-binding protein has protein sequence MSGRLASIVLVLLVLAGAAWAQNPPEPYVIGGIFSITGPASYLGEPERNTLQMLINEYNTKGGIKGHPLKVVIYDDEGDVTKARLHAEKLIQKDKALAVIGPSLTHTSMAVLPITQKAKVPLISCAAGIEITHPAAERQWVFKTAQTDAMAVNRIYQYLKKHNISQVAILTVSTGFGVSGRKQLTEQAPQFGIKVVADEVFGEKDTDMTPQLTKIRNTPAQAVICWGTGPAPAIVAKNLKQLGMKIPLIQSHGAASKKFIELAGDAGEGILMPAGKLVIYPSLPDTDPQKAVLARYDEAYRRAFNAPASSFGGYAYDAMKILALALEQAGPDPDKLRAAIENTKNYVGVSGVFNMSPEDHNGLTPEAFVMVKIDKGEFKPAE, from the coding sequence ATGAGCGGCAGACTGGCATCCATCGTCCTTGTGCTTCTGGTGCTGGCAGGCGCAGCCTGGGCCCAGAATCCCCCGGAACCCTACGTCATCGGCGGCATCTTCTCCATCACCGGTCCTGCCTCGTATTTGGGGGAGCCGGAGCGCAACACCTTGCAGATGCTGATCAATGAATACAACACCAAAGGGGGCATTAAGGGGCATCCCCTGAAGGTGGTCATCTACGATGACGAGGGGGACGTCACCAAGGCCCGGCTGCACGCCGAAAAGCTCATCCAGAAGGACAAGGCCCTGGCGGTCATCGGCCCCAGCCTGACCCACACCTCCATGGCGGTCCTGCCCATCACCCAGAAGGCCAAGGTGCCCCTCATCTCCTGCGCCGCCGGCATTGAGATCACCCACCCGGCGGCGGAGCGCCAGTGGGTCTTCAAGACCGCCCAGACCGACGCCATGGCGGTGAACCGGATTTATCAATACCTTAAAAAACACAATATCTCCCAGGTGGCCATCCTCACCGTGTCCACCGGTTTCGGGGTCTCGGGCCGCAAGCAGCTCACCGAGCAGGCGCCCCAGTTCGGGATTAAGGTGGTAGCGGACGAGGTCTTCGGGGAGAAGGACACCGACATGACCCCGCAGCTCACCAAGATCCGCAACACCCCGGCCCAGGCGGTGATCTGCTGGGGCACCGGCCCGGCTCCGGCCATTGTGGCCAAAAACCTGAAGCAGCTGGGCATGAAGATCCCCCTCATCCAGAGCCACGGCGCCGCCTCCAAGAAGTTCATTGAGCTGGCCGGGGACGCGGGCGAAGGCATTCTCATGCCCGCCGGCAAGCTGGTGATCTACCCGAGCCTCCCCGACACCGACCCTCAGAAAGCGGTGCTGGCCAGATACGACGAGGCCTATCGCCGGGCCTTCAACGCCCCGGCCTCCAGCTTCGGGGGCTATGCCTATGACGCCATGAAGATCCTGGCCCTGGCCCTGGAACAGGCCGGCCCGGACCCGGACAAGCTCCGGGCCGCCATCGAGAACACCAAGAATTACGTGGGGGTGAGCGGCGTCTTCAATATGAGCCCCGAAGACCACAACGGCCTCACTCCCGAAGCCTTCGTCATGGTGAAGATCGACAAGGGCGAATTCAAGCCGGCGGAGTGA
- a CDS encoding phenylacetate--CoA ligase yields MIFDIANETLPREDLEALQLRRLQALVERVYHLVPFYRRRLDEAGVKPEDIRSLADLEQLPFTTKQDIRDNYPFGLFAVPMEQIVRIHASSGTTGKPTPVAYTQRDLNTWADLMARTLAAAGVHRGDIVHIAYGYGLFTGGLGFHYGVERLGAAVIPVSGGQTRRQIMLIQDFGPTVLCCTPSFALYLAEVAQEMGVDFRQTKLRVGIFGAEPWSEAMRTEIEARLHLDALDIYGLSEIIGPGVAVECIEAKHGLHLFEDHFLPEIIDPVTLKRLPPGELGELVITTLTKEAFPLIRYRTRDITAIDYAPCICGRTIARIRRIQGRSDDMLIIRGVNVFPSQIEAVLMEIPGVAPHYQLIVDRQGALDTLEVAVEVDEATFSDEVKGLQALAKRIESRIKDYLSVSVKVRLVEPRSIPRSEGKAQRVVDKRKLSA; encoded by the coding sequence ATGATCTTCGACATTGCCAACGAGACCCTGCCCCGGGAGGACCTGGAGGCCTTGCAGTTGCGCCGGCTTCAGGCCCTGGTGGAGCGGGTCTATCATCTGGTGCCCTTTTACCGGCGCCGTCTGGACGAAGCCGGGGTGAAGCCCGAGGACATCCGCAGCCTGGCGGACCTGGAGCAGCTGCCCTTCACCACCAAACAGGACATCCGGGACAACTACCCCTTCGGGCTGTTTGCGGTGCCCATGGAGCAGATCGTACGCATCCACGCCTCCAGCGGCACCACCGGCAAGCCCACCCCGGTGGCCTACACCCAGCGGGACCTCAACACCTGGGCCGACCTCATGGCCCGGACCCTCGCCGCCGCCGGGGTGCACCGGGGGGACATCGTCCACATCGCTTACGGCTATGGCCTCTTCACCGGCGGCCTGGGCTTCCATTATGGGGTGGAGCGCCTGGGCGCTGCGGTCATCCCGGTCTCCGGCGGCCAGACCCGGCGGCAGATCATGCTCATCCAGGACTTCGGCCCCACGGTGCTCTGCTGCACCCCCTCCTTTGCCCTCTATCTGGCGGAGGTGGCCCAGGAGATGGGGGTGGATTTCCGCCAGACCAAGCTCCGGGTGGGCATCTTCGGCGCCGAACCCTGGAGCGAGGCCATGCGCACGGAGATTGAGGCCCGCCTGCACCTGGACGCCCTGGACATCTACGGCCTCTCCGAGATCATCGGGCCAGGCGTGGCGGTGGAGTGCATCGAGGCCAAGCATGGCCTGCATCTCTTTGAGGACCACTTCCTGCCGGAGATCATCGACCCGGTGACCTTGAAGCGGCTGCCGCCCGGCGAGCTGGGGGAGCTGGTGATCACCACCCTCACCAAGGAGGCCTTCCCCCTGATCCGCTACCGCACCCGGGACATCACCGCCATCGACTACGCCCCCTGCATCTGCGGCCGCACCATCGCCCGCATCCGCCGCATCCAGGGCCGCAGCGACGACATGCTCATCATCCGGGGGGTGAATGTCTTCCCCTCCCAGATCGAGGCGGTGCTTATGGAGATCCCGGGCGTGGCCCCCCACTATCAGCTCATCGTGGACCGCCAAGGGGCCTTGGACACCCTGGAGGTGGCGGTGGAGGTGGATGAGGCCACCTTCTCCGATGAGGTCAAAGGCCTCCAGGCCCTGGCCAAACGCATCGAAAGCCGCATCAAGGATTACCTCTCCGTCTCGGTCAAGGTCCGGCTGGTGGAGCCCCGCTCCATCCCGAGAAGCGAAGGCAAGGCCCAGCGGGTGGTGGACAAACGCAAGCTTTCGGCCTGA
- a CDS encoding ATP-binding protein: protein MRPRRLFTQLTLSFLAVAVIGVAAATWISTRIWRHFHLTQTVADLEAQGRFLAHIAQERWSRPESLDDLCKQVGRATGVRLTLVAADGRVLGDSLRDPKTMENHADRREIQGALAGQVGVHMRLSPTVGLPMTYVAVPVKENGRIIGAARAALPATAVNAPLSQVYVQVVLGALVILGLAAGLSLWLSRRLTRPLEEIRRGAERLGRGDLSLKLPTPEVEELVSLADTLNSMAEQLNERITTIQEQRREQEAILASMVEGVLAVDPRGRLLSFNRTAAHLLGLTPEMMGRNITEIVRNPELQWFITRALAATEPVEGEVTVREDEEERILQAHGTTLRDSRQVVLGVLIVLHDITRLRRLEIARRDFVANVSHELKTPVTSIKGFVETLLEGALKDPQHAEEFLKIISRQVERLHQIIEDLLSLSRIEQEAEQGRIILHGRRLGPVLRAAVQTCSDRAKAKEITLELSCPEDLRARLNDTLLEQALVNLIDNAIKYSGPQSRVQIEAAKEDGWVAVRVRDQGIGIPKEHLPRLFERFYRVDPGRSRKAGGTGLGLAIVKHIAQAHGGKVTVESTPGQGSVFTLLLQPD, encoded by the coding sequence ATGCGTCCCCGCCGACTCTTCACCCAACTGACCCTCTCTTTTCTGGCCGTGGCGGTCATCGGGGTGGCGGCCGCCACCTGGATCTCCACCCGCATCTGGCGCCACTTTCACCTCACCCAGACAGTGGCCGACCTGGAGGCCCAGGGCCGGTTTCTGGCCCATATCGCCCAGGAGCGCTGGAGTCGGCCGGAGAGCCTGGATGACCTGTGCAAGCAGGTGGGCCGGGCGACCGGCGTGCGTCTCACCCTGGTGGCGGCGGACGGCCGGGTCCTGGGGGATTCCCTAAGGGATCCCAAAACCATGGAGAACCATGCCGACCGCCGGGAGATCCAAGGGGCTTTGGCCGGCCAGGTGGGGGTGCACATGCGCCTCAGCCCCACTGTCGGTCTGCCCATGACCTATGTGGCGGTGCCGGTCAAGGAGAACGGCCGCATCATCGGCGCAGCCCGGGCGGCCCTGCCGGCCACCGCGGTGAATGCCCCGCTCAGCCAGGTCTATGTCCAGGTGGTCTTGGGGGCTTTGGTCATTTTGGGCCTGGCCGCCGGCCTGAGCCTGTGGCTCTCCCGTCGCCTCACCCGGCCGCTGGAGGAGATCCGCAGGGGGGCGGAACGCCTGGGGCGGGGGGATTTGAGCCTGAAACTCCCCACCCCGGAGGTGGAGGAACTGGTCAGCCTGGCGGACACCCTCAACTCCATGGCCGAGCAGCTCAACGAGCGCATCACCACCATCCAGGAGCAGCGCCGGGAGCAGGAAGCCATCCTGGCCAGCATGGTGGAAGGGGTGCTGGCGGTGGATCCCCGGGGGCGCCTGCTCTCCTTCAACCGCACGGCGGCCCATCTCCTGGGCCTCACCCCGGAGATGATGGGCCGCAACATCACCGAGATCGTGCGCAACCCCGAGCTGCAGTGGTTCATCACCCGGGCCCTGGCCGCCACCGAACCGGTGGAGGGGGAGGTCACGGTGCGGGAGGATGAAGAGGAGCGCATCCTCCAGGCCCACGGCACCACCCTGCGGGACTCCCGGCAGGTGGTGCTGGGCGTGCTCATCGTGCTGCACGACATCACCCGCCTGCGCCGGCTGGAAATCGCCCGCCGGGATTTTGTGGCCAATGTCTCCCACGAGCTCAAGACCCCCGTCACCTCCATCAAGGGCTTTGTGGAGACCCTGCTAGAGGGAGCTCTGAAGGACCCCCAACATGCCGAAGAATTCTTAAAGATCATCAGCCGTCAGGTGGAGCGGCTGCACCAGATCATCGAGGACCTCCTCAGCCTCTCCCGCATCGAGCAGGAGGCGGAGCAGGGGCGCATCATCCTGCATGGCCGCCGGCTGGGCCCGGTCTTGCGGGCGGCGGTCCAGACCTGCAGCGACCGGGCGAAGGCAAAAGAGATCACCCTGGAACTCTCCTGCCCTGAGGACCTTCGGGCCCGCCTCAATGACACCCTCCTGGAGCAGGCCCTGGTGAACCTCATCGACAACGCCATCAAATACAGCGGCCCCCAGAGCCGGGTGCAGATTGAGGCGGCCAAGGAAGACGGCTGGGTGGCGGTGAGGGTGCGGGACCAGGGCATCGGCATCCCCAAGGAGCATCTGCCCCGCCTCTTTGAGCGCTTCTACCGGGTGGACCCGGGCCGCAGCCGCAAGGCCGGCGGCACCGGCTTAGGGCTGGCCATCGTCAAGCACATCGCTCAGGCCCACGGCGGCAAGGTGACGGTGGAGAGCACCCCCGGCCAGGGCAGCGTCTTCACTCTGCTCCTGCAGCCGGATTGA
- a CDS encoding response regulator transcription factor — protein sequence MPKETVLAVEDEEDILELLRYNLTKEGYHFIGVTSGEEALKRLRTEVPNLVLLDLMLPGMDGLEICRRLKQDPKTQNLPVIMVTAKGEEADVVAGLELGADDYITKPFSPRVLLARVRAVLRRRQQVPPDETAPLQVHELVIHPGRHEVLVNGQPVELTVTEFRLLHFLARRPGWVFTRSQIVSGVHGDDYPVSDRSVDVQIVGLRKKLGEAGKYVETVRGVGYRFKE from the coding sequence ATGCCCAAGGAAACCGTCCTGGCGGTGGAAGACGAAGAGGATATCCTGGAACTGCTGCGCTACAACCTCACCAAAGAGGGCTACCATTTTATCGGGGTCACTTCCGGGGAGGAAGCCCTCAAGCGCCTGCGCACAGAAGTGCCGAACCTGGTGCTCCTGGACCTGATGCTGCCGGGCATGGACGGTCTGGAGATCTGCCGCCGCCTGAAGCAAGATCCCAAAACCCAGAACCTGCCGGTGATCATGGTCACCGCCAAGGGCGAGGAGGCGGATGTGGTGGCCGGCCTGGAGCTGGGGGCGGATGATTACATCACCAAACCCTTCAGCCCCCGGGTGCTTCTGGCCCGGGTGCGGGCGGTGCTGCGGCGGCGTCAGCAGGTGCCGCCGGATGAAACAGCCCCTTTGCAGGTTCACGAACTGGTGATCCATCCCGGCCGCCATGAGGTGCTGGTCAATGGACAGCCCGTGGAGCTGACGGTGACGGAGTTCCGCCTCCTGCACTTCCTGGCTCGCCGGCCGGGCTGGGTCTTCACCCGCTCCCAGATCGTCAGCGGGGTGCATGGCGATGACTACCCGGTGAGCGACCGCTCCGTGGATGTGCAGATCGTGGGGCTGCGGAAAAAACTGGGGGAGGCCGGCAAATATGTGGAAACCGTGCGGGGAGTGGGATACCGTTTCAAGGAATGA
- a CDS encoding branched-chain amino acid ABC transporter permease, with the protein METLAALSQYLISGLTNGAIYALIALGFGIIFNATHIINFAQGEFVMLGALCAISLHQAFPSLPVAFVGAVLLVTLLGLLFERLALRPVKDRSPLTLIIITVGGAVLLKGLAMLWWGKEAYNLPPFSGAVPLSFGPATILPQNLWVLGVAALLLAGLEAFFRLTLTGKAMRACAYNPVAARLVGIPAARMVQLSFGLSAALGAAGGILIAPLTLGVYDMGTMLGLKGFSAAILGGLGSSLGGVLGGLLLGVAESLASGLISSGYRDAVAFFILLVVLFVRPQGLLGGRS; encoded by the coding sequence GTGGAAACCCTGGCGGCCCTCTCCCAGTATCTCATCTCCGGGCTCACCAATGGGGCCATCTATGCCCTCATCGCCCTGGGCTTCGGCATCATCTTCAACGCCACCCACATCATCAACTTTGCCCAGGGCGAGTTTGTCATGCTGGGGGCCCTGTGCGCCATCAGCCTCCATCAGGCCTTCCCTTCCCTGCCAGTGGCTTTTGTCGGCGCCGTCCTCCTGGTGACCCTTCTCGGGCTCCTCTTTGAACGTCTGGCCCTGCGGCCGGTCAAAGACCGCAGCCCCCTCACCCTCATCATCATCACCGTGGGGGGCGCGGTGCTCCTTAAGGGCCTGGCCATGCTCTGGTGGGGCAAGGAGGCTTACAACCTGCCGCCCTTCAGCGGCGCGGTGCCCCTCAGCTTCGGCCCGGCCACCATCCTGCCCCAGAACCTCTGGGTCCTGGGGGTGGCGGCCCTGCTTTTGGCCGGGCTGGAAGCCTTCTTCCGCCTGACCCTCACCGGCAAGGCCATGCGGGCCTGCGCCTACAACCCGGTGGCCGCCCGGCTGGTGGGCATCCCCGCCGCCCGCATGGTGCAGCTCTCCTTCGGCCTCTCCGCCGCCTTAGGCGCCGCCGGGGGCATCCTCATCGCCCCCCTCACCCTGGGGGTCTATGACATGGGCACCATGCTGGGGCTCAAGGGCTTTTCCGCTGCCATCCTGGGCGGCCTGGGAAGCAGCCTGGGGGGGGTGTTGGGAGGCCTGCTCCTCGGGGTGGCCGAATCCCTGGCCAGCGGGTTGATCTCCTCAGGCTACCGGGACGCGGTGGCCTTCTTCATCCTCCTGGTGGTGCTTTTTGTGCGACCCCAGGGCCTGCTGGGGGGCAGGTCATGA
- a CDS encoding protein kinase, translating to MKPFRRAGTSTDGAARQDFGALMPEDLSLPAGVVLVCGEPPEAAVSLMDLLKAAGYEVRPCSPTELAEEVRTRCPDLVIVAATAERLPGLITAARAAAGERRLPLLVALPEFSDQAAAQVLSLGADEFLVPPFRAEEVLARVAVLLKLKRDEDLLLASRAEFDRLFGHHAEALLTCDRQGAACRLNPALTRLLGYGPRESQALPAPSLFASAADQERFFRLLATPEGSGAVKITLRKKTGEPVTVLLRALTPASPEQAAASFQVQQVGVLSPLKRALRTLVEHFLPVAKDYLALLSMTPLVGGRYEKLKKLGQGSFGEVWLVRDTEAVGEERLFVAKIPYSKAANAKFRKEAAICRKLAPHPGIVRLEEVVEDDGKVVLIQEYVSGRTLDELLTQEVPEHLAESIVLQLIDVVAHAHRHRIMHRDIKPGNIIIQEDGRLKLLDYGAAKILKEQDISATMVGSRPFMAPEQIMGESELRSDIWAIGVIMYLLYTGELPFYSDNEKILIDLILEQEPTPPRELNPDLPPELEAIILKCLKKDPKERYPSALALKADLMRHFPEYGWQPPKY from the coding sequence ATGAAGCCATTCCGCCGGGCAGGCACTTCCACTGACGGCGCCGCCCGGCAGGATTTTGGAGCCCTGATGCCCGAGGACCTTTCTCTTCCGGCGGGAGTCGTGCTGGTCTGCGGGGAGCCCCCCGAGGCGGCCGTCTCCCTGATGGACCTGCTCAAGGCCGCCGGCTATGAGGTGCGCCCCTGCTCCCCCACCGAGCTGGCGGAGGAGGTGCGGACGCGCTGCCCCGATCTGGTCATTGTGGCTGCGACGGCCGAGCGGCTCCCGGGGCTCATCACTGCGGCCCGCGCCGCCGCCGGGGAGCGCCGCCTGCCGCTCTTGGTGGCCCTGCCGGAATTCAGCGACCAGGCGGCGGCCCAGGTCCTCAGCCTGGGCGCGGATGAATTCCTGGTGCCGCCTTTCCGGGCCGAGGAGGTGCTGGCCCGGGTGGCGGTGCTCCTGAAACTCAAGCGGGATGAAGACCTGCTCTTGGCCTCCCGGGCCGAATTCGACCGTCTCTTCGGCCACCACGCCGAGGCTCTCCTCACCTGCGACCGCCAGGGCGCGGCCTGCCGCCTCAACCCGGCCCTCACCCGACTTCTAGGATACGGCCCCCGGGAGAGTCAGGCACTGCCCGCCCCATCCCTCTTTGCCTCGGCCGCCGACCAGGAGCGCTTCTTCCGTCTGTTGGCCACACCTGAGGGTTCCGGCGCAGTCAAAATCACCCTCCGGAAAAAGACCGGGGAGCCGGTGACCGTGCTCCTCCGGGCTCTGACGCCGGCCTCTCCGGAACAGGCTGCAGCCAGCTTTCAGGTGCAGCAGGTGGGGGTGCTCTCCCCCTTGAAGCGGGCCTTGCGGACTCTGGTGGAGCACTTCCTGCCGGTGGCCAAGGATTACCTGGCCCTCCTGTCCATGACCCCCCTGGTGGGAGGACGCTATGAGAAGCTGAAGAAGCTGGGCCAGGGCAGTTTCGGGGAGGTCTGGCTGGTCAGGGACACCGAGGCAGTGGGGGAAGAGCGCCTCTTCGTGGCCAAAATCCCTTACAGCAAGGCGGCCAACGCCAAGTTTCGCAAGGAGGCCGCCATCTGCCGCAAACTGGCGCCCCACCCCGGCATCGTCCGCCTGGAGGAGGTGGTGGAGGACGACGGCAAGGTGGTCCTCATCCAGGAATATGTCTCCGGCCGCACCCTGGATGAGCTCCTCACCCAGGAAGTGCCGGAGCATCTGGCCGAAAGCATCGTCCTGCAGCTCATCGACGTGGTGGCCCATGCCCATCGCCACCGTATCATGCACCGGGACATCAAGCCGGGGAACATCATCATCCAGGAGGACGGCCGCCTCAAGCTCCTGGACTACGGCGCCGCCAAGATCCTCAAGGAACAGGACATCAGCGCCACCATGGTGGGCTCCCGGCCCTTCATGGCGCCGGAACAGATCATGGGGGAAAGCGAGCTGAGGAGCGACATCTGGGCCATCGGGGTCATCATGTACCTCCTCTATACCGGGGAACTTCCCTTTTACAGCGACAACGAGAAAATTCTCATCGACCTCATCCTGGAGCAGGAGCCCACCCCGCCCCGGGAACTCAATCCGGACCTGCCCCCGGAACTGGAGGCCATCATCCTGAAGTGCCTGAAAAAAGACCCCAAGGAGCGCTATCCCAGCGCCTTGGCCCTGAAGGCCGACCTGATGCGCCATTTTCCGGAATATGGCTGGCAACCCCCGAAATACTGA
- a CDS encoding ACT domain-containing protein, which produces MKVEQISVFLENKAGRLAEVTRVLGEAGVNIRALSLADTTDFGILRLIVDNYALARDVLKSKGFTVGKTEVVAIEVPDRPGGLASVLDILAKAGINVEYMYAFVQHSGKNAVIIFRFDNLDEAIALLQQAGIHIYKGEEVYKL; this is translated from the coding sequence ATGAAGGTGGAGCAGATTTCCGTGTTTTTGGAGAACAAGGCCGGCCGCCTGGCGGAGGTCACCCGGGTCTTGGGCGAGGCCGGCGTCAACATCCGGGCCCTGTCTTTGGCGGACACCACCGATTTCGGCATCCTGCGCCTCATCGTGGACAACTACGCCCTGGCCCGGGACGTCCTCAAGTCCAAGGGCTTCACCGTGGGCAAGACCGAGGTGGTAGCCATCGAGGTGCCGGACCGTCCCGGCGGCCTGGCCTCCGTCCTGGACATCCTGGCCAAGGCCGGCATCAACGTGGAATACATGTACGCCTTTGTGCAGCACAGCGGCAAGAACGCGGTCATCATCTTCCGCTTTGACAACCTGGATGAGGCCATCGCCCTCCTGCAGCAGGCGGGCATCCACATTTACAAAGGGGAAGAGGTGTATAAGCTTTAA